A window of the Cystobacter fuscus DSM 2262 genome harbors these coding sequences:
- a CDS encoding vanadium-dependent haloperoxidase: protein MPRSRLLLACLVPLLLLVPSARAEETPTPDGGHRPSAAYRWLDIVLEATAREVERRGARPTVISRAHAISVTAMYDAWAAYDARAVGTRLGGSLRRPLAERTLARKQKAIAYATYRALVDLYPEDTVWLAQQMSGMGYDPHDTSTDLSTPQGVGNTAAAALLAWRRHDGANQFGDEPGSSGAPYSDYTGYAPVNPPDVIIDPDRWQPISFDDGQGGTVTPGFLTPHWYKVRPFALTTSAQFRPPPPPKVGSAQLAQDVQQVIDYNANLTPEQKALVEFMRDGPRSTAQSGHWLRFAQDVSRRDRYGLDRDVKLFFTVGNAALDAFIAAWEAKRYYDSSRPWTLVRYYHAGDTLPGWVGPGQGVDWIGAEQWHPYSPTTFITPPFPGYVSGHSTVSAACARVLELFTGSDAFGKVEQLTAGALTEPGFACNIIQQREGVPSQDTPEDCQVTLALPTFSETAELAGISRVMGGYHIQADNTAGLQLGRQVADFLWPRARAYWAPGTN, encoded by the coding sequence ATGCCTCGATCCAGACTGCTCCTCGCCTGTCTCGTCCCCCTGCTGCTCCTCGTCCCGTCCGCCCGAGCGGAGGAGACCCCCACCCCGGACGGAGGCCACCGGCCCTCCGCCGCGTACCGGTGGCTGGACATCGTGCTCGAGGCCACGGCGCGCGAAGTGGAGCGGCGCGGCGCGCGGCCCACGGTCATCTCCCGTGCCCACGCCATCTCGGTGACGGCCATGTACGACGCGTGGGCGGCCTATGACGCGCGCGCGGTGGGCACCCGGCTGGGAGGCAGCCTGCGCCGGCCCCTCGCCGAGCGGACCCTGGCCCGCAAGCAGAAGGCCATCGCCTACGCCACCTACCGCGCCCTCGTGGACCTCTATCCGGAGGATACCGTGTGGCTCGCGCAGCAGATGAGCGGCATGGGGTATGACCCCCACGACACCTCGACCGACCTCTCCACGCCCCAGGGGGTAGGCAACACCGCCGCGGCCGCGCTGCTCGCCTGGCGGCGGCACGATGGCGCCAACCAGTTCGGTGACGAGCCCGGCTCCAGCGGCGCCCCCTACTCCGACTACACCGGCTACGCGCCCGTCAATCCGCCCGACGTCATCATCGACCCCGACCGCTGGCAGCCCATCTCGTTCGATGATGGCCAGGGCGGCACCGTGACGCCCGGCTTCCTCACCCCCCATTGGTACAAGGTGCGGCCCTTCGCGCTCACCACCAGCGCCCAGTTCCGTCCGCCGCCTCCTCCCAAGGTGGGCTCGGCCCAGCTCGCCCAGGACGTGCAGCAGGTCATCGACTACAACGCGAACCTCACCCCGGAGCAGAAGGCGCTCGTCGAGTTCATGCGCGATGGCCCCCGCTCCACGGCCCAGTCCGGCCACTGGCTGCGCTTCGCCCAGGACGTGTCCCGCCGCGACCGGTACGGGCTGGACCGGGACGTGAAGCTCTTCTTCACCGTGGGCAACGCGGCGCTGGATGCCTTCATCGCCGCCTGGGAGGCCAAGCGCTACTACGACTCCTCCCGGCCCTGGACGCTCGTGCGCTACTACCACGCGGGTGACACGCTGCCAGGCTGGGTGGGGCCGGGCCAGGGCGTGGACTGGATTGGCGCCGAGCAGTGGCACCCGTACTCGCCCACCACGTTCATCACGCCGCCCTTCCCGGGCTATGTGTCGGGCCACAGCACGGTGAGCGCCGCGTGCGCCCGGGTGTTGGAGCTGTTCACGGGCAGCGACGCCTTCGGCAAGGTGGAGCAGCTCACCGCGGGGGCCCTCACCGAGCCGGGCTTCGCGTGCAACATCATCCAGCAGCGCGAGGGCGTGCCCTCCCAGGACACGCCCGAGGACTGCCAGGTGACGCTGGCGCTGCCCACCTTCAGCGAGACGGCGGAGCTGGCGGGCATCTCGCGGGTCATGGGCGGCTACCACATCCAGGCCGACAACACCGCGGGGCTGCAGCTCGGACGCCAGGTGGCCGACTTCCTCTGGCCCCGGGCGCGGGCCTACTGGGCGCCCGGAACGAACTGA